ttcttccatttttataaGACTCTGGCAGAGGACAAATGGTTTCTACATACAAACAAAAGCCATCATCTTCCGAGGCAGGCCTGGAGTTAACAAAGCCTAATTTCCTATGAGAACGTACATTATACTGACTTTTTAAGCAAGTCATTTAGGCTACCAGATAAAGCTCAGCCGCTACCACACCTCAGAGGATCCTTTTGCAGAAAAATCAGTCACTGAAATCACTCTCAACACTGTAAAAGCTCCAGTCCAAGTCTGCACTTCACCGGACACCAGGGAACTCATCctcctgtcatttttttcctctcccgTTTGCACTATTTGGGGGGCAGGAAGAGGTGccctctgcctccagctgctcccCTCCGAGCACTCCCGGGTGGTTAGCAGCAGACGGCTTCACGTCGCAAGCACAGCGCAACTTAATTAAGGAGGCAGCCAAATGAACCCGCGCTCGTCGGAAGACAAAGCACCGTCACTTCTGGGCACCACCGAACTACTTATTAATCCCCCGCAGGTTCTCCCGCTGGCCGCCAGCACCCCGGAGGGcccagccggcggcggcgggggagggggcggccgtTACCCGCCGCTCGCGGCCGTtacccgccgcggggctcccacccgcccgccgcgccgaACACGGCACCGGCGGCTCCCTCCGGCGGCACCCCTCTCCACCGGCGGCACTGACCTCTCCgcagggcggcgggcggcggcggcgggcgggcggcgcggcgcgccgcAGCTCGCAGCAGGCAGCGCGCAGTAACCAAGGGCGACACGGGCGCCGCCATCTTCCCCGgcgtggcgggggggggggggggggggggggaggggaagcggggcggcgcggggcgcgctgGGAAATGGAGTCCTgcggcccctcgccgccgccgcgcggccctgcggcggagcggcgcggcccggcccggcgcggcccggcccggcgcggcccggcccggccccccgcagCCGCCTGCCCGCTCCGTCCCCGCCCAGGGACCGCTGACCGACCGCCTCGCCTCGTCCTGCACCTCGACAGTGGAGATCTGACGGAATGGCATAGTGCAAAGAAGCAGCCCCCCAAAACCTGCCGCGGAAAcgcgcggccgggcccccgccggcccTGGCGTGTGCGTGTCGGGCTGCTGGGCCCTGTCAGAAGCGGCCTGGGGCGTCAGCGCGGGGCTTCGGAAGGCGTCGtgcaagagaaaagatttttaaaaaagtcttctCACTGCAAAAGCGCACAGGAAATCCTTTTCCTGAcagctgtgcatttttttcccctccgtTATGCTTATTCTTAGTTTTGCAACATGAgaagtcctcttttttttttcttgaggtaAATTTCTGTGCAAGATGAAAAAGGGAACAAGTCTTTTTCATAGAATATTAtccaacactttttttttaatgtgaatatattaaaaatgtcacCTGAGGGCATGATAGAGCTATTTGCAAACAAAGTAGACTATAGCCTGAACAGTAttgtcagattttaaaataacatttatgattctgaaaatattaacagtGATTGAAGTTATGTTCTAACATGttcatctgttttaaaatacatagtttcTCTAGacacattttcagtgttttatacCTAATTAAGTAACAAGCCAACATGCCAATTTATCGCATCTTAAAAGAGctgatttcagtgcattttctttCATCGTTCTTTTATTGAGCATTTATTGGTTTTGACTCATTCTAGCATGTTACAGCTATCAACACCTGTGCCCATTTAGCCATGAATTCCAGTACAAATTGTAGTGAATTGAATAGACATCTCAAAGATGCACTACAATTGTTGCAATATTTTTAGAAACTCaaacaaggaaacaaacaacttcagtaaaagaaatttaaataacaaataactTATCTTTATAAACGTCTTATCTCCTTGAGAACAAAGAATAAACAAGGCAAcaagagccttttttttccttccattattAACTCAGATCACAATAAGAATGGGTGAAATGTCAAGAATAATTGGAGAAAATGACAGCATAATCTTCATAAAAAAAcatctgatttatttaaatagtcagttttttttttttttttttttcttaacagatCCTCTGTTTAACCTTGTTATCcaagacagcaagaaaaaacTTCCCATTTGGGCCTATTATGATATTTTCTACCTAAGTGAGTGAATTTTCTGCAGTGCTATGAGTCTTTAAACAGTGGCAAACTCTGAAATGCCCCTGTACACTGTATTGCTCACCCAAGCTACTGAATCCATAGTGGTTGTAAACACTTCGCTAAAACAGGCTTTGTTGTTAACCTAAAGGAACACGAATTTCAACTGTATTTCTGTGGCTTGTCATGGTTAATGTCCTGCAACAGATACAGATCCATGCTGCAGTATGTTTGTACACTTCATTCACTTTACCTGTCGTTTTgttcactttcaaaaaaaaagtgaggttTTAACTGAGTAGAAATCAGATTGACACTTGTTTAACCCAGTTGTATTACTCGACGGCCAGCCGAAAGTATAGCTGGAACTTAATAAAATCCTGTGTATAATAAAACTCCCCTAGAGggcctccccttcctcccctgcctTTAGAGGTATAAAATTCACTCCCCTAGTCTGCTGAACCCTATGGGAATCTACACGTCAAAGAATCTCTAGATCTCTGTCAGGCCTCCTCTGGGTTTCTGCAGAAGGAGGGCAAGTTTATCTGCCTGAAAGGCAATATATTCCCACCACAGGACACATCTTTGCctcatatatacacatacacgcacatgcatgcacacacacaaatgcacacacacatatatacatatacatgtacatacataaATACTTTTGATCCCATATTGACCATTCAGCCAATTCTAGGAAAATGGATTTTGTGGGTCGTTTTCATCAGTGCAGCTTCCTTTAAAAGCCATTTCCTGGAATTATGTCAAAACACTGTGTGGTAAGCTTGATTTTTAACCTCATCTGTTAAGAGACAATCCAATAAGCTATTAACAGCTTGTATTGCTTGTAAGACCTCAGATTAATAAAGCTACAGAAATGTTCCCAAACTTACGGGCTTATTATCATTTTCACTATCTGTTTATAGTTTGCATTTCAGACAGCTCAACATATTACAAATTTATTGCACAACTTTGCAGCTACACTGGCACTACTCAGCTTTTCTCAGAGCAAGTGGTTCACAGCACACGTGAGTGCCTCTGTGCTGTTGGATGGCATTTTTGCACAAATGCAAAGGCAGAGACGATGGTCATTTTAACACAAAGATACTTGTACAAAGACTAGGCAGATTAGCCCTTAGTCCTTGAATCTATCTTCAGTGAATACAGAGGTTTAATATAGTAGAATTTACATATCAACAAGCTAGAAGATGTAAGCCAGAATAGGCTCTAAGAGCACAGCTAGGTAAGGCTTGAGAGAGTAAATGCAAACAGAATGCAAACAGTGGAGAAAGTAAGGTATATAGAAGTGTATTTGATAATCACCCCTTTTGAAAGGGATAATATTGTGTAAAAATGGAGAAGAATTGAATAGCTAAATGTtaataggaaaaatacataatatgtggatattataaattatatttacacttttaacatttttatctgGAAGATAAGGAGGAATGCAGATATTCAAACACCTTCAAAGCACTGGCTGCCTAGCACAGGGATCAGGAAGTCATTTTTCCACATACAGCATTGCACAATTAGTTCAAAGCCTTGTGGGGTTTTCTTTTGCCTCATCCTGAGTCAGCATTCCCCACAAGTTTTGACAAAATATGCCTATGTTCACTAAAATGTGTCAACTTGGGCACTTGTCAGAATGCTGGAGAATCCTAACTGGGTAAGGAAGAGATTGGTTTCCTTTGCAGTTAAACGtgactttttcatcttttaaaaacaaagaaacaaaattaccCAAAAGCTAATCTTATAACAAATTTAAGAGTTAAGCATATGTTAATACCTGCTGCTGTGGGTACCTGTTGTAAGATTATAATATACATATCGCCACTTGAAGTTATCCCAAAACAAGTTTGTTTCATAGTTGAATAAATAATGTATAGTAACAAACCCATGAGTGCTTAATACCTCGGTTGTTAGTCTAAATGCTAGATTTCTTGCATGTAGTCTCTGTATATATAAACACAGCTGACCTCTCTCCCCCTGGATTTGAAATTTGACCCAAGGTTCATTTCAAAAACAGGATAAAAACCTTTCTTTCCTGAACTTACCTTCTCCACCCTGAGGGGAGAACCTCTCTAGCAAGCAGAAGCAACAATAGATAGTGCAAACCCAGATCACTGCAAATTCCAAACCATAAATTGGAATAAACAAACACAGATTTTCTGAGGGCTGGAGGCTCAGAGGACTGTGATCTTCTCTTGCCTTCATTCCCTCTTCTTTGCCCAATTAGCCTAGTTAGTGTGATGTGTCTGCTTTTACACTATGTAAAATGGGGGGGTGATAGGtatgaagggagggtgtcaaagggacagggacaaactcttctcagttgtcccatgtgacaggacaagaggcaatgggcagaaattgaagcacaggaagctccgcctgaccgtgagggggaatttcttccctgtgagaatgacggagcactggaccaggctgcccagagaggttgtggagtctccttctctggagatcttcaaggcccgcctggatgcaaccctgtctaacctgctctaggtgaccctgcttgagcagggaggttggcctagatgatctctagaggtcccttccaaccttactgattggAACCTtactatgattctatgattctgtgaaattgcACATCTCCCCCTCCCTTGTATCTCACTCCAGTTAtgttcatgaaaaaaagaaaaaaaatgaagattttaacAAATTACTGTAGCTTCCTTACAAAACTATTGACACATGGCACTAAAGCATTCAGTCTCTGGTGCTTGCCTCTATCATCAGATATCTGGgatagaaaaaaacagagacagaatGGTGCAGCTCAGAAGATACGCTGTGGGAAAGGCATTCAACTTAAGCCTCACTATTAAGAGTATTTATTTACCATGAAGACAAATTATTCCTAATTCATCATATGCTCACAAACTTTCCCAAATATACAGTACTAAGCACTTCTTTGGTTGTTGTTGGAATGGACAATGAAACTGGATTTGGCCAGAAAGCAGACAGCATATTGTACTTAAGATAATACCAGTACTCtactgtattttcacatttgCAGTCAGATGTAGTAGCACAGGTTATACAACAAACAAAAGCTTATCCAGATGTGTGCATATGTAATTTCACTAGAATTAATGAGTTTTTCCTGCCTTGTTGCAAGACCAGTTTAATAACGAATGTAATTTAGGTAAGGTTTAGATGCTTCCCTTTACTCCTACTTCATAAAACTGTCAGCTTAACTTCTATTTATAAGTAAAACTCATAACTTTTGGTAGGTACTTCCTCCAGCCTACATTTACATCAGGTTGATTCTTTCTGCCTAACACCTTGCACATATAGCATGTCTTATTCAGTCCTTTCATTCTGGCTCTCACCATTTCTTGTCTTGATTACTGCAGTGTCTTTTACTCTGATCTTGCTATGTATAGTTTTATTCCTGTCTATTCACAATGATGTCATAAAGATCATTTCTTACTCTCTTGCTTTAAGTACAGAAACTCTTCAAATTCTCTCTTCGCTACATAAAAATCCAAGATACTGCTTATTCATAACTGAGATGTCATCTGATAACTTTAATCAGTCCATGATGCCAGTCAGCTTTCACCATTCATTCGTTTCACCCACGTACTTTTAACTATCTGCAAAACAAACTCATTATTTCCTTCAAAACCTTCCATTATGAGGCAGAGATTGCCTACTGGGGAGAACACTTACCAGGGGCTCCGGGACCAGATTATGCTCCTGGCTTGTTTACTAGCCTCATGTATTTTGGATTCCCCACCTGTAATGAATAGAGATATTACTTTGCTGCACTCTTTAAGATCTGCTGGTGAAATGTTCCTGCTAAGAATTATGTATTATTGTTGTTAATATATTGTATGATATggtgtgtatgtacatattgCTAAAACCTttgttggttaaaaaaaaaaaaaaaaaaaaaaaaagattaagtggCCAGTATGCAAACAAGATCTGCTTGTGCAGACAGCACTGTATCATCATGGCCTGCTGATATCCCCTATATATTCTGTTGCATCTTCGGAAGTCCTTTCTCTGCCTAGCTGTACCTGCAGCGCAAACTCTTTGGGAAGGAGCTCTTTTTTCTGGGGTGGTTTCCTGTGACTCAGGGATGGTGCAAAGGCCACTAGCGCTGTCCTTTGTGGCGTGCACTGAGTGTCAGGGAGCTGCAGAGGATCTCGTCCGTGTGTCAGGGGACTGCAGCACTCCTCATCTGTGTGTCAGGGGGCTGCAGTGCACCTCGTCTGTGTGtcagggggctgcagagggcctcGTCCATGTGTCGGGGCTGCAGCACGCTGCGTCCGTGTGTCAGGGGGCTGCAGGACTCCTTGTCCGTGTGTCGGGGACTGCAGCACTCCTCATCTGAGTGTGAGGGTGCTGCAGTGCGCCTCGTCTGTGTGtcagggggctgcagagggcctcGTCCATGTGTCAGGGCTGCAGCATGCCGCGTCCGTGTGTCAGGGGGCTGCAGGACTCCTCGTCCGTGTGTCAGGGGACTGCAGCGTGCCTTGTCCATGTGTCAGGGGGCTGCAGCACGCCTTGTCCGTGTGTCAACAGGCTGCAGCGCGCCTTGTCCATGTGTCGGGGCTGCAGCACTCCTCATCCATGTGTCAGGGGCTGCAGCGCGCCTTGTCCGTGTGtcagggggctgcagagggcatCGCCCATGTGTCggggggctgcagagaggcttGTCCATGTGtcagggggctgcagagggccttGCGCGACCCCTCCGCGGACGACAGTCGGGGCCGCCCTGAGGGCCGGAACCGTCGGCCCAGGCCGCCCCCAGGGAGCCCCCCGCGGCCCGAGCCGCAGCTAGCGCTCCCCctccccgaggaggcaacacTCCCAGCCCGGCGCGCTGCGCCCGCTGGGACGTGTAGTTCGGGAGGGGGGAGGGCGGCGCCGGGCAGAGCCAGCGGTGCGGCCGCTTGCGGACTACAACGCCCAGGCTGCCttgcgcgcgggcggcgggcgcatGCGCCGCTGCCGGGCCGTGGCGTGGGCCGCGCGTTGCTGGGCAGTCAGCTGGGCGCGGGGCGATAagagggcgggcggcggctcgCTCGCGTCCTGCCCGCGCTCCCAGGGGAAGGGtagcggcggcgggaggcgggcgGGAAGAGAGGCGAGAGGCAGCGAAGGCGCCGCAGTGCCATGGCCGAGACGATCGCGGATACGCGGCGGCTCATCAGCAAGCCGCAGAACCTGAACGACGCCTACGGGCCGCCCAGCAACTTCCTGGAGATCGACGTGGGCAACCCGCAGACCGTGGGCGTGGGCCGCGGCCGCTTCACCACCTACGAGATCCGCGTCAaggtgaggcggcggcggtgcgTGACCTTCCCCTGCATCCCGCGGGCCGCCGGTGGTGCCGCCTCCTGTGTAGCCcggcctgggggggggggggggggctcgcCGCGGTGCGGGGCCCCTCCGTGGGGCTGGCTTCCACGCTGGCGCCGCGGAGGAGGCCGTGGCTGAGCGTCCGTGGGCCGCGTGCTTAGGGTGAGAAGGCCCCaggtgctgcaggaggctgtggggctgATAGCTCGGCTGCGGGTAAGTGCAAGCCTAGCTCGGCTAGGAGGCCTCAGTTGAGGCAGCCAGAGACAGGCGGGTTTTTTTTAGCGCTGCTGCATGCAGCTACCGTGAGACTGAAATCTTGTAATGTCAGCAGTTGCTCGTCCCTCCCTAAGCAGGAGGCGGCAAATGCAGGTGTTTGACATATAGTAATATGGGTGGGTCTGTCCTGAGAAAGGAGGTGATGTCTGGTATTCCAGCAGCCTCCAAAAGCTGCGGAGACCTTGTAAATAAGTCTCCTGTGTGTGAAAGCTAGGCCAAAGCTAACTGAACTGATGAGGTGAGTATATGTGGGGGGAAGTTTGTCATCTTTGTGACTACAGAAACTATAAATGAAGTACCTAATGAACAGGGTTGTTCCTAGTTGTCTGCTCTCAGGTACTTTGTCTTGGTGGTATCAGATTCCTTTCTAGTGAGGAGGGCTATATTCACTGACTTGTCTCAGAGAAAGCTGATCATCTTGAgctggaaaaaagtatttcctagGCTCCTCAGTCTTGATTATGGTATCAGTAGGTAGGGTCTGTAGGAGTGGACAGAAAGAACAGACTGTGTGTCGTGTGGTCCTTGCTGGTAGTGACCTGAGGTGATGCTCCCTTCTGGTCTACACAGCCAGTAACAAGCCAGGTTGAGAAAGATGAACTCTTATGATCTTATCTTCCTGTGTACCTTGTGATTCAGTTTACTGCTGGTATAGCCTTACTCTGTTGCAACTAGTTGAAACTGGTCAGTTACTACAGGCAGTAGTAGAGACCTTATTGacccccttcctctcctccttccctcccaccctgcaGTTTGAGTTGTGCTTTCACTGGACACTGCAGAGTGTGTGTCTTTGTGGCAGGAAAGTTTTCAGCTGGCAGAAAATTTTCAGGTTGGCCTTATTGGCCACTAAAATTCTTAAGATAGCACACAAAAGCCACACAGACTAGAAGCTTTTCTGGTACTAGAGGTGCAAATTTTCAGCTCAGTGTGACTTTGcttataaaagcaaaatcagctGAGATTCAAACTGTCTAGGGAGGGATACTATAATTCTGATGTTGCTAAACTGTGGTGTTTGGGTAGCTGTTCTTGGCTTCAGCATGTGGCCTTTGGGCAGGGAGAACAGGCTAAAACAGAATTGTAGCCAGTGTTTGCCCTTTGTGTGAGGACAGATTAACAGTAGCCAACTTGTGCTTTAGCTGTCTACTTACCAGAAAGAAGTGTAACTCTTTGCCTAGATGGAGGTATTTGTGCCTTTTATGTTTGTACCTTTAATTACTGATGGCTTTTTCTCCCATGAGGCTGAGCATTTGGAATGGCTGGGTCCAAGAAAGATAAGGGACCAAGCCTAGGTATAGGCTTGGGAATGAGACTGCTTTTTCTATGTGAGAAGTCCTCAAATGGAAAGcgaagccaaaaaaaaagagaacttgCAGACTGCAGATAAGCCAAGAGTAGCCTATATGGAGTAGAAAGTTCTAGATTCCTCTAATGAGGCTCTAGAAGTGGCCATAATGTAAATGTACACTGTACACtgacctttatttttcctcccttttccttcctctgtgttCTTATCTAAACACTGTCCTCTGGAAGGTGCTCCCTACATGCATCCATATGTTTGTATGCAGAACAATCTCTTTTAGTAAATGAtcattctttcttgttttgcatTATTGTACAGAAAACAATGAAGTATGTGTATATTCATATCTCTAATGAACTGTAAAAGAGGGAGTTCTGGGTCTCGTGTGTGTtggaaggctgcagagcagttaTGTTCTGCAGTCATACAGAATGATGTTCACTATGTAAATTTGTGTcaattttttaacataaaacagGCTGTATTGCCAATATGCAAACTCTCTTATAGGAGAGGAGTTGAATTTGGAATATTGTAATATTATAGTTCTAAAAAGTAGGTCTTATACCAGATATTTGATTTACGCTTTTTACTGTTTATCTGGAGATGATCTCTTTAGACCATAACAGACTAGCGAGTAGCTGGTCTCTGGTTTGAAAACGGGTTGTGGTCACTGAAAGTGATGGATGATTTTGCCAGCTTCCTCCAGCATTGGAACAAACATGAGGAGATGGAATGACTTGCCTGTGTTGTACTTAAAAGgctatgttttaaattaaaaccacCATTGCAGTGTAGAACTAGATAACTTAGCTCTTATCAGAGTTTAACACTAGTTATTGGACAGACTGGTCATGTGGCTGGAGATCACTGTGTTAAACTGGGAACACTTGCACAGGAGACACTGAGATTCAGGTTTCCAAAGAAGCAGTTAGACTTGCACTGCTGTAGCAGggtttttaaatttagtttaagGGTCATTATCTTTATTGCTTTGTTTAGATCTCAAAGCTAAACTTCTGTTAGAAAGACTGAGCTTGATAGTAAACTGTTGAACTGATGTCTCATAACATCTTGCTAAAACTGTTTTTGAGTATAAAATTGTAGAACTTCCCCAAGGCTTTTATTGGAAAGCTTTCTGCTTGTATTCCATTTTAACTCTACTGCTTGGAAGGTAACAAGTGGAACAATGTCATGCCTTAATTCTTGTGTTGCTGTACACTTCAGCTTCTGGTAAATGTCAGATATAAAAAGCTTTACTGGGTGCCCAGAATGTTTTGGGTAGATGGTAGCAGCGTATCACTGGGTAAGGAAATCATCATATTCTCATACTTAGGAAAGGTTTTTCCATAGTGTGTGCCTCTCTAGGCTAGTATGATAGCACGCTGTGGTAAATGTGTGGTACTTTCACAAGTGCTTAAGCTGTCAAGTATGCTTCAGGTAAAAGCTTGCATAGAAGTTTCAGCAGGGCAGCTTATTTGACAACTagtcttttcccccttttttcagctgaagatAGGTTCACACTGCTGTTCATCTACCAGCTTTTGCGGCAGGTTTTGAGTTTGCTAAATCATTGACTTTGAACCTTTCTGAATGTCAAGATGCAGCTGCATAATAGTTGCAATAAAACTAATTTGTCAATGTTCAGTGATGGTAAGTAATGGGAAAACACCATTCTTTTAAACTTGCTGTTCTAGCGCTGTGCTTTTGAATGGACCATGTTCTTGCAGTTTGCTTTCTAGCAGCAGCAGTAGGCAAGTCCATTCCATTCTAAGGTGTCTTTTGTGTGGAGACTTAGGGTAAGCTAAAAAGGAGAACAATACAGTAAGAAATGAAacttcaaatgctttttgtaGCCCACTAAAGTTTGATGAAGTAGTCACCTGCTGTTATGAAAGTGTCCAGAAGCTCACAGAACAATGTGTataaaggtttaaaaaaaaatagaatgaattTGAATACCTGCTAAAGAAATGCAACTAACTGCAGTTCAGTGCCCTTAACCCATGACGGAAGGTGTGAATTAACAGTTAAGTTCTGAGAGGAATTCTGTTTCCATGCCATGTGCATGGTCTCTTTACTAGCTAGTCACTCAGATACGCTTTCAAGGAAGAGCGGCCTCTATAGGAGAGGGTAAAAACTATTTCTAGAGGGATGATTCCCTTCTATTTGTTACCCCTTTTAACAGTGGGCTTGTACATATCAGCACTCTACAGCAAGAGCATGTGAATGTACTCAATGTAACTGTCACTACCTAGAATTCAGGAAAACAACTTACAGCCCACAAGTAATATAAATGTAGAACAATGACATTTGCCATATTACCGGCTTGCAGCATGTCTGCAGTCTTCCTCAATTTGGTTTCAGGTACTATTCCAATTTCCACTGTAGTTTAGACCAGTGGGTGTCCCTGGGAAGTGGGTCAACAAGAGTATCTTTGCTCTAGTATTCCATGTAACAGCTTCAGTCACTAAAATCCTTTGAAGAGAGAAGACCGAAGCTTTATAAGCTGCTGCTGATCTCAGAGACTTGCAACACTTAAGCAGTTCCCTGGGAAATAACCACTCAAATTAGAATACTATAAGCAAAACATACAGATGCTCTGGAACTGTTTGGAGAAATATCCTcttattagcatttttttttttttggtctgttaAGGTTTCTGTAAAATGGACTTCTGTGCTGCCCATTTCAGCCTGATTAGAATAAATCGTTAAAATTTACTCATTTAAAATCAGTGAGATCTTCCAAGAAAAGTCATTACTACTTAGACTGACAGTCACCAGAATAAAGTATCTGGTACAAGAACTACTAGTTAAAATATGTTCACATAGCccaattttttaattaaatgggCTCAGTGCCAATGTCAGCTGAGGACTTTTATCAGAGGATCTCTGGAATTTTGCAACTGAGTTAAACAAAAAaccttatttcctttttctgtttgttgtgCTGAATTAACTGTTGCCTCTAATcaatatgtatatgtgtatactGAGCACAGAGATATGCGCTGCAGCTTCATTGAGTTCCACAGTTCAGTGGCTTGTACTACTTGATGTAAAAGACAACACTTGCTACTGTGCTTCCAGATGTGAGAGAATCACTTGAGTGGAACCAGTGCTCCTTAAGGCAGCAGTCACATTTGCTATACTTCTTCTGCAGAGACCTCTACAGATCTCCAGACGTACTTGACTACGTATGTTTTAATTGAGGAAGGATATGAGCAGGTAGGCTGTACGGTGCATGTAGTGTTAAGAATAGTACTGGCCTCAAAGGATTAGGGAAGTAAATCAAAGTTACTGTTAAACTTGGGTTGAATCTGAAAGCCTGTTCTCATCTAAACCTATTTTTCAGGACCTAGTTTGAATGCaatgtttgcatttctgcataCTGCTAAGTAATTGGCTAATAGTTCTGTGACCTCTCAGAATGAGAGGCTAAGTGAACTGAAAGTATAATTTGCTCAGAAAACACTTGTTTTGTACCATGGTCCTGCAAAGTGGCATTCTTGATCTAGTAAATGTCTTTATGTTCTGTCCTTGAGCGGTACCAAATATACTGTCCTTGCATTCAGCGGGTGTTGAAGTTGACTCATCACATGCCAAGAGAAGAATTCAATCTGTTGGTACACACAGTCCACTTCAGCACTGCTCAATTTCATAATCTGTGAAGCTTGTGGTAGAGTAATGATTAAACACTGACTCAGTGTGGATATGTTTAGGGATGCAA
The sequence above is a segment of the Rhea pennata isolate bPtePen1 chromosome 3, bPtePen1.pri, whole genome shotgun sequence genome. Coding sequences within it:
- the SNX3 gene encoding sorting nexin-3 isoform X2, with amino-acid sequence MAETIADTRRLISKPQNLNDAYGPPSNFLEIDVGNPQTVGVGRGRFTTYEIRVKTNLPIFKLKESTVRRRYSDFEWLRNELERESKSCWPPTGTE